A portion of the Stigmatella aurantiaca DW4/3-1 genome contains these proteins:
- a CDS encoding aldo/keto reductase, which yields MEYRKLGHSGLKVSSLCLGTMTFGEPSEGSTMHGVACDEKTAFSIMDRALDAGINFWDTANVYGNDGLTERVLGNWFAHSQRRDEVVLATKFRFRMGKGPNDTGASRYQIRSAVEQSLRRLKTDRIDLYQVHMQDIDTPEEETLRALDDLVHQGKVLYLGASNYAAYRLVDSLWTSKSQNLSRFVALQAQYSLVVRDLEREHTPVCEQFGLGILPWSPLAGGFLSGKYRKDQPPPDAGRLAKFKTQLSQFDTPRHWRILEAVDAVAAELKASPSQVSLAWLLRKRAVTSVIFGARNLAQLEDNLKAAELKLDDAQQKRLDDASALELGYPYEFLQRVQGRW from the coding sequence ATGGAATACCGCAAGCTGGGGCACAGTGGGCTGAAGGTGTCGAGCCTGTGCCTGGGGACGATGACGTTTGGGGAGCCGTCGGAAGGCTCGACGATGCACGGGGTGGCCTGTGACGAGAAGACCGCCTTCTCCATCATGGACCGCGCCCTGGATGCGGGCATCAACTTCTGGGACACGGCGAACGTGTATGGCAACGACGGGCTCACCGAGCGCGTGCTGGGCAACTGGTTCGCCCACTCCCAGCGCCGCGACGAGGTGGTGCTGGCCACCAAGTTCCGCTTCCGCATGGGCAAGGGGCCCAATGACACGGGGGCCTCGCGGTACCAGATCCGCTCCGCCGTGGAGCAGAGCCTGCGCCGGCTGAAGACGGACCGCATCGACTTGTACCAGGTGCACATGCAGGACATCGACACGCCCGAGGAGGAGACGCTCCGGGCGCTCGATGACTTGGTTCACCAGGGCAAGGTGCTCTACCTGGGGGCGAGCAACTACGCCGCCTACCGGCTGGTGGACAGCCTGTGGACGAGCAAGAGCCAGAACCTCTCGCGCTTCGTGGCGCTGCAGGCCCAGTACAGCCTGGTGGTGCGCGATCTGGAGCGCGAGCACACGCCGGTGTGCGAGCAGTTTGGCCTGGGCATTCTGCCGTGGTCGCCGCTGGCGGGCGGGTTCCTGTCGGGCAAGTACCGCAAGGATCAGCCGCCCCCGGACGCGGGCCGGCTCGCGAAGTTCAAGACCCAGCTCAGCCAGTTCGATACTCCGCGCCACTGGCGCATCCTGGAGGCCGTGGACGCGGTGGCCGCGGAGTTGAAGGCCAGCCCCTCGCAGGTGTCCCTGGCGTGGTTGTTGCGCAAGCGCGCGGTGACCTCCGTCATCTTCGGGGCGCGCAACCTGGCGCAGCTCGAGGACAACCTGAAGGCGGCGGAGCTGAAGCTGGACGACGCGCAGCAGAAGCGGTTGGACGACGCGAGCGCGCTGGAGCTGGGCTACCCATACGAGTTCCTCCAGCGCGTCCAGGGCCGCTGGTAG
- a CDS encoding dienelactone hydrolase family protein — translation MLRRAGRGVAVLVLGACAAGQPVEVSREPSDMGAMSEQEFRALHRPRSEAAGPHRGEELVVGGARAYLRLPEGAPGPRPAVLVLHDEGGLSEHFLHWADRLAAEGYAALAVDLYGTQESTAPDGTVTVVKMLDVERARKVLQAAHAFLVTDARVRAPRTAVMGWGLGGSWALRLGMAEPALDAVVTYSGLVEADPEALAGLRAPLLVLLGTKDATLPAEEQEAFVQALDDAQGLHRVLRYEAEHAFENPASGQYDAHAAAAAWQAVEFFLERHLKR, via the coding sequence GTGCTTCGACGCGCGGGGCGGGGAGTGGCCGTGCTGGTGCTGGGCGCTTGTGCGGCGGGGCAGCCTGTCGAGGTGTCCCGGGAGCCGTCCGACATGGGGGCCATGTCCGAGCAAGAGTTCCGGGCGCTGCACCGGCCGAGGTCCGAGGCCGCGGGGCCTCACCGGGGCGAGGAACTCGTGGTGGGCGGGGCCCGTGCCTACCTGCGACTGCCCGAGGGGGCTCCCGGTCCCAGGCCCGCGGTGCTCGTCCTCCATGACGAGGGGGGGCTGAGCGAGCACTTCCTGCACTGGGCGGACCGGCTGGCCGCCGAGGGCTACGCCGCGCTCGCGGTGGACCTGTATGGCACCCAGGAGTCCACCGCGCCCGATGGAACGGTGACGGTGGTGAAGATGCTGGATGTGGAGCGGGCCCGGAAGGTGCTCCAGGCGGCGCATGCGTTCCTGGTGACGGACGCGCGGGTGCGGGCGCCGCGCACGGCGGTCATGGGCTGGGGGCTCGGGGGAAGCTGGGCGCTCCGCTTGGGCATGGCGGAGCCCGCGCTGGACGCGGTGGTGACGTACTCCGGCCTGGTGGAGGCGGATCCGGAGGCGCTCGCGGGCCTCCGGGCGCCGCTGCTGGTGCTGCTGGGCACGAAGGACGCCACGCTTCCCGCCGAAGAGCAGGAGGCGTTCGTGCAGGCGTTGGATGACGCCCAGGGGCTGCACCGGGTGCTGCGCTACGAGGCGGAGCACGCGTTCGAGAACCCCGCGAGCGGCCAGTACGATGCGCACGCGGCCGCCGCGGCGTGGCAGGCCGTGGAGTTCTTCCTGGAGCGCCACCTGAAGCGATGA
- a CDS encoding glutaredoxin, with translation MARLFLSQDKVSPAVQEFVGQFHRSVVETVAGTVAREHIVVVGMAQNPFVRRARKLLDEEKLKFTYLEYGSYFSMWKERLALKMWAGFPTFPMVFIDGTLVGGFTDLKALKERGQLR, from the coding sequence ATGGCACGTCTGTTCCTCTCTCAAGACAAAGTGTCCCCTGCCGTCCAGGAGTTCGTCGGCCAGTTCCACCGCTCCGTTGTCGAGACCGTGGCCGGCACGGTGGCGCGCGAGCACATCGTGGTGGTGGGCATGGCGCAGAACCCGTTCGTGAGGCGGGCGCGCAAGCTGCTGGACGAGGAGAAGCTGAAGTTCACCTACCTGGAGTACGGCAGCTACTTCTCGATGTGGAAGGAGCGTCTGGCACTGAAGATGTGGGCGGGCTTCCCCACGTTCCCGATGGTGTTCATCGATGGGACGTTGGTGGGCGGGTTCACCGACCTGAAGGCGCTGAAGGAGCGGGGGCAGCTCCGGTAG
- a CDS encoding CAP domain-containing protein, with translation MLTEHNRVRALANPTPSPALPVLTWSEAAASTAQTWANGCRFAHNPNRGNLGENIAAATPGGLNTLGVVRNWAAEASDFDYARNTCNPGKACGHYTQIVWRNTTQVGCALKECTENSPFSGFTRWNFWVCNYSPPGNFVGQRPY, from the coding sequence ATGCTCACCGAACACAACCGGGTCCGGGCTCTCGCCAACCCCACGCCCAGCCCGGCCCTGCCGGTGCTCACCTGGTCCGAGGCAGCGGCCAGCACCGCCCAGACGTGGGCGAACGGGTGCCGCTTCGCGCACAACCCCAACCGGGGCAACCTCGGGGAGAACATCGCCGCCGCCACGCCGGGCGGATTGAACACCCTGGGCGTGGTGCGCAACTGGGCCGCCGAAGCCTCGGACTTCGATTACGCCCGGAACACGTGCAACCCGGGCAAGGCGTGCGGCCACTACACGCAGATCGTTTGGAGGAACACCACCCAGGTGGGCTGCGCGCTCAAGGAATGCACCGAGAACTCGCCCTTCTCGGGCTTTACCCGCTGGAACTTCTGGGTGTGCAACTACTCGCCCCCGGGCAACTTCGTGGGCCAGCGGCCCTACTGA